The following coding sequences lie in one Anaerohalosphaeraceae bacterium genomic window:
- the pyrH gene encoding UMP kinase, with protein sequence MSDIRYKRILLKLSGESFCKPDGFGIDGEALESIAQRIIRICRLGPQVAIVVGGGNFLRGHSFSRKSHIPRTTADYMGMLATVINACALQEILEKEGQPTRVLSAIEVSAICEPFIRRRAIRHLERGRVTILAGGTGNPFFSTDTCAALRAAELGADLMIKATKVDGVYTDDPKTNPQARLIERITYAQVLQQNLKVMDPAAVSLCWENHIPIIVLNFFRDGSITRALCGEQVGTWISD encoded by the coding sequence ATGAGCGACATACGGTATAAACGCATTCTGCTGAAATTGTCGGGAGAAAGTTTCTGCAAGCCCGACGGCTTCGGCATCGACGGAGAGGCCCTCGAGTCGATTGCGCAGCGCATTATTCGGATTTGCCGATTGGGACCGCAGGTGGCGATTGTCGTCGGCGGGGGAAACTTTCTGCGTGGGCATTCGTTTTCGCGCAAAAGCCATATCCCCCGAACAACCGCCGACTATATGGGGATGCTGGCGACGGTCATCAACGCCTGTGCCCTGCAGGAGATTCTCGAGAAAGAAGGCCAGCCGACCCGTGTTCTCAGTGCCATCGAGGTTTCTGCCATCTGCGAGCCGTTTATCCGCCGGCGGGCCATTCGGCATCTGGAGCGCGGCCGGGTGACGATTCTGGCCGGCGGAACCGGAAATCCCTTTTTCTCCACGGATACCTGTGCGGCCCTGCGGGCGGCTGAGCTGGGGGCTGACCTGATGATTAAGGCCACCAAAGTCGATGGGGTTTATACGGATGACCCCAAGACCAATCCGCAGGCCCGTTTAATCGAGCGGATAACTTATGCACAGGTCCTTCAGCAGAATCTGAAGGTAATGGACCCGGCGGCGGTCAGTTTATGCTGGGAAAACCATATTCCGATTATTGTTCTGAATTTTTTCCGAGACGGTTCTATCACCCGGGCCCTTTGCGGGGAACAGGTAGGAACCTGGATCAGTGATTGA
- a CDS encoding phenylacetate--CoA ligase, translated as MIWNEKIETMPLEDLKNLQSERLVKLVRYVYDRCPVYRKKFEEAGVSPSDIRSIDDITKLPFTTKIDMRDNYPYGLFSVPREEVVEIHVSSGTTGNPTLVGYTREDIKLWSEVMARALCCAGAKPDDIIQIAYGYGLFTGGLGFHYGALEMGLTIIPTSSGQTKRQLKIMQDFQPRILACTPSYCLYMAEEAKEMGLDPRKGSWRIGIFGAEPWSEAMRKEIEETWNMTATDIYGLSEIIGPGVSQECTYKEGLHLFSDVFYPEIIDPETGKHVPEGQDGELVITTLTKQAIPLIRYRTRDIVSMTTAPCRCGRTSPRTSKIKGRTDDMIVVRGINVFPSQIEHVLLGIEGTHPHYQLVIDRQAHKLDEVEIMVEVDEKIFSDEIKQMRALEQKIKKEIEAVLSIGVKVKLVEPKTIQRSEGKAKRVVDKRVL; from the coding sequence ATGATTTGGAATGAGAAAATCGAAACGATGCCGCTGGAGGACCTGAAAAATCTTCAGTCCGAACGCTTGGTCAAGCTGGTCCGATATGTCTATGACCGTTGTCCGGTCTATCGGAAGAAATTTGAAGAGGCTGGCGTAAGCCCTTCCGATATCCGCAGCATTGATGATATTACCAAACTGCCCTTTACCACCAAGATTGATATGCGGGACAATTACCCGTATGGACTTTTTTCTGTCCCCCGCGAAGAGGTGGTGGAAATTCATGTTTCCAGCGGCACCACCGGCAACCCGACGCTGGTCGGCTACACCCGTGAGGACATCAAACTCTGGTCGGAGGTGATGGCCCGTGCCCTGTGCTGCGCCGGAGCCAAACCGGATGACATCATCCAGATTGCTTACGGCTACGGTCTGTTTACCGGCGGTCTCGGTTTTCACTACGGCGCCCTTGAAATGGGGCTGACCATTATTCCCACCTCCTCCGGCCAGACCAAACGGCAGCTGAAGATTATGCAGGATTTCCAGCCCCGCATCCTGGCCTGTACGCCCAGTTATTGTCTTTATATGGCCGAAGAAGCCAAAGAAATGGGGCTGGACCCGCGGAAGGGCAGCTGGCGGATTGGGATATTCGGCGCAGAGCCCTGGAGCGAGGCCATGCGCAAGGAAATTGAGGAAACCTGGAATATGACCGCCACCGATATTTACGGCCTTTCGGAAATCATCGGTCCGGGCGTTTCGCAGGAGTGCACCTATAAAGAGGGGCTGCATTTGTTCTCGGATGTGTTTTATCCGGAGATTATTGACCCCGAAACCGGAAAGCACGTTCCGGAAGGGCAGGACGGCGAGCTGGTCATCACCACCCTGACCAAGCAGGCCATTCCGCTGATTCGCTATCGAACCCGCGATATTGTGAGCATGACGACGGCTCCGTGCCGCTGCGGACGCACCAGCCCCCGCACCAGCAAAATCAAAGGCCGCACGGACGATATGATTGTCGTGCGGGGCATTAACGTCTTTCCGTCTCAGATAGAGCATGTCCTGCTGGGCATTGAAGGCACCCACCCGCATTATCAGCTGGTTATTGACCGCCAGGCCCACAAGCTCGACGAGGTGGAGATTATGGTGGAGGTGGATGAGAAGATTTTCAGCGATGAAATCAAGCAGATGCGGGCTCTCGAGCAGAAAATCAAAAAGGAGATTGAGGCGGTTTTGTCCATCGGCGTCAAGGTCAAGCTGGTTGAACCCAAAACGATTCAGCGAAGCGAAGGCAAGGCCAAACGCGTGGTGGATAAACGCGTTCTGTAA
- a CDS encoding phenylacetate--CoA ligase: MDIRYWNQRLETLPQPELRQLQLERLREVVGYALQTPFYKKRLPKVGISSPEDIRSLDDLKRIPFTVKDDLRQAFPKGLLAVDMEKVVRIHSSSGTTGIPTVIYYTADDLDRWTDLLARSIVATGAGPGDVFQNMMSYGLFTGGLGMHYGAERVGMAVIPVGGGNTQRQLQIMRDFRTTVLHITPSYLLHIHQRMPEFGLTPADLNLKKAWMGAEPHSENTRLKLQELFGIDIYNSYGLSEMNGPGVAFECVYKNDLHVWEDGYIIEIIDPRTGEPVEDGREGEVVFTNLIRHALPLLRYRTRDLAFLHPEPCPCGRTARRMSRITGRTDDMLIINGVNVFPSQIEEVLMSIPEVGTNYQIHLSRHEGLDRLTVKVEIYSKLFTGDLAALEALKNKINEKLRASITINSRIELHEPGSLPAFEGKAKRVVDEREKL; the protein is encoded by the coding sequence ATGGACATTCGATACTGGAATCAGCGGCTGGAGACCCTGCCACAGCCCGAACTGCGTCAGCTTCAGCTGGAGCGTCTGCGGGAAGTTGTCGGGTACGCCCTTCAGACCCCGTTCTACAAAAAGCGTCTTCCGAAAGTCGGGATTTCCTCCCCGGAGGACATCCGCTCTCTGGACGACCTGAAACGAATTCCCTTTACCGTCAAAGATGACCTGCGTCAGGCCTTTCCCAAAGGGCTGCTGGCCGTCGATATGGAAAAAGTGGTTCGGATTCATTCCTCCAGCGGCACGACGGGGATTCCGACGGTGATTTACTATACGGCGGATGATTTGGACCGCTGGACGGATTTGCTGGCCCGCAGCATTGTGGCCACCGGCGCCGGTCCCGGAGATGTCTTCCAGAATATGATGAGCTACGGTCTTTTTACCGGCGGACTGGGGATGCATTACGGGGCCGAGCGGGTCGGAATGGCGGTAATTCCGGTCGGCGGCGGCAACACCCAGCGGCAGCTTCAGATTATGCGGGATTTCCGCACGACGGTGCTGCATATTACGCCCAGTTATCTGCTGCACATTCACCAGCGGATGCCGGAGTTCGGTCTGACACCGGCGGATTTGAATCTCAAAAAGGCCTGGATGGGGGCCGAGCCCCATTCGGAAAATACACGGCTCAAACTTCAGGAGTTATTCGGAATTGATATTTACAATTCCTACGGTCTCAGTGAGATGAATGGTCCGGGTGTGGCATTTGAATGCGTCTATAAAAACGACCTGCACGTCTGGGAGGACGGATACATCATTGAAATCATCGACCCCCGAACGGGCGAGCCGGTAGAGGACGGCCGGGAGGGCGAAGTTGTTTTCACGAATCTGATTCGCCATGCCCTGCCTCTTTTGCGGTATCGAACCCGGGATTTGGCCTTTCTGCATCCGGAGCCCTGTCCATGCGGGCGAACCGCCCGGCGGATGTCGCGCATTACGGGACGCACGGATGATATGCTCATTATCAACGGCGTGAATGTCTTCCCCTCTCAGATTGAAGAAGTGCTGATGAGCATCCCGGAGGTCGGGACGAATTATCAGATTCATCTGAGCCGTCATGAGGGGCTCGACCGCCTCACAGTCAAAGTGGAAATCTACTCCAAACTGTTTACCGGCGATTTGGCCGCCCTCGAGGCCCTCAAAAACAAAATCAACGAAAAGCTGCGGGCTTCCATTACCATCAATTCCCGAATTGAACTGCATGAGCCCGGTTCACTGCCTGCGTTTGAGGGCAAGGCAAAACGTGTTGTGGATGAACGGGAAAAACTGTAA
- a CDS encoding ACT domain-containing protein: protein MKIRQISVFLENRKGRLYEVCSLLGQAGINIRALTIAETESFGVLRMVVNKPDEAVSLFRKHNITANLTDVVAVEVPDRPGGLAEVLKVLSDGNVNVEYMYAFVEKFSEKALLVFRFDDPAGAHRVLTSAGITVLTEKDLPNL, encoded by the coding sequence ATGAAAATCAGGCAAATCAGTGTGTTTTTAGAAAATCGAAAAGGGCGGCTCTATGAGGTCTGCTCGCTGCTGGGGCAGGCGGGGATTAATATCCGGGCCCTGACGATTGCTGAAACCGAGTCCTTCGGCGTGCTGCGAATGGTCGTCAACAAACCCGATGAGGCGGTCAGTCTCTTTCGAAAACACAATATCACCGCCAACCTGACCGATGTCGTCGCGGTGGAGGTGCCCGACCGGCCCGGCGGTCTGGCCGAAGTCCTCAAGGTTCTCTCCGATGGGAATGTCAATGTCGAGTATATGTACGCTTTTGTGGAAAAATTTTCTGAAAAAGCACTTCTGGTATTTCGTTTTGATGACCCGGCCGGAGCCCATCGGGTCCTTACGTCTGCGGGCATTACCGTCCTGACGGAAAAAGACCTCCCGAATCTGTAA
- the hisA gene encoding 1-(5-phosphoribosyl)-5-[(5-phosphoribosylamino)methylideneamino]imidazole-4-carboxamide isomerase — MDLLPAIDLRGGKCVRLIQGRYDNQITYRENPLEQAEEFFAQGARWLHIVDLDGAKEGRPLHTDVVRQILRHLPMKVELGGGLREEESIRQMLDLGLERVIIGTSAVSNFEWFSEMACKFPNRLALGLDARGFRLAAEGWLKETGGDLLEFARRASQLPIAAVIYTDIEKDGMLCGPNLARTEELIKAVSVPIVAAGGVTTIQDIKNLKKIGAAGAVIGRALYEGTLDLSEAIQVSR, encoded by the coding sequence ATGGACCTTTTGCCTGCAATTGACCTCCGCGGCGGGAAATGTGTTCGCCTGATTCAGGGCCGGTACGATAATCAGATTACCTATCGGGAAAATCCGCTCGAGCAGGCCGAAGAGTTTTTCGCGCAGGGGGCTCGCTGGCTGCACATTGTGGACCTGGACGGTGCCAAAGAAGGAAGACCGCTTCATACGGATGTGGTTCGCCAGATTCTTCGTCATCTGCCGATGAAAGTCGAATTGGGCGGGGGACTCCGCGAGGAAGAATCTATCCGTCAGATGCTCGATTTGGGGCTGGAACGGGTGATTATCGGCACCAGTGCCGTGAGCAATTTTGAATGGTTTTCTGAAATGGCCTGCAAGTTTCCTAATCGTTTAGCGCTTGGGCTGGATGCACGCGGTTTTCGTCTGGCAGCTGAAGGGTGGCTCAAAGAAACCGGGGGAGATTTGCTGGAATTTGCCCGACGGGCCTCTCAACTGCCGATTGCCGCTGTCATTTATACGGATATTGAAAAAGACGGAATGCTCTGCGGTCCTAACTTGGCCAGGACGGAGGAGTTAATCAAGGCTGTTTCGGTTCCGATTGTGGCGGCCGGCGGGGTTACGACAATACAAGATATTAAAAATCTGAAAAAAATCGGCGCGGCCGGGGCTGTTATCGGACGTGCCCTTTACGAAGGGACCCTTGATTTATCAGAAGCGATTCAGGTATCAAGATAA
- the rpsB gene encoding 30S ribosomal protein S2 → MNKELARELISAGVHFGHGVSRWNPKMEPYIYGKRGMIHIINVKETLKGLLIAKKLLAQLVSEGKDVVFVGTKRQAQKAVQQAAERCGMHYVTERWLGGTLTNFRTIRSRLQRLEELEEMEASGRLEEESKKQGARLKRELRKIRSNLSGIRKMNRLPGAVVVVDARKEYIALREARKLGIATIGIIDTDSDPDTVDVVIPANDDSIKAIEIILNELADAVAEGKTIVRTSEPADAAQAARRRSRRRVLASASDASEEAPETVASENPASLSESAAPDNA, encoded by the coding sequence GTGAATAAGGAACTGGCTCGCGAATTAATCAGCGCGGGCGTACATTTCGGACACGGGGTCAGCCGCTGGAACCCCAAGATGGAACCCTACATCTACGGGAAGCGCGGAATGATCCACATTATCAATGTCAAGGAAACCTTAAAGGGGCTGCTGATAGCCAAGAAGCTCCTTGCCCAACTGGTTTCCGAAGGAAAAGATGTGGTTTTTGTCGGCACGAAGCGCCAAGCCCAGAAGGCCGTTCAGCAGGCGGCCGAACGCTGCGGGATGCATTATGTGACCGAACGCTGGCTGGGCGGAACGCTCACCAATTTCCGTACCATTCGCTCACGGCTTCAGCGGCTGGAGGAACTGGAGGAAATGGAGGCCTCCGGACGGCTGGAAGAAGAGAGCAAAAAGCAGGGGGCACGCCTGAAAAGAGAATTGCGGAAAATCCGAAGCAATTTGTCCGGTATTCGCAAGATGAATCGTCTGCCGGGTGCTGTTGTTGTGGTGGATGCCCGGAAGGAATATATCGCCTTGCGTGAAGCCCGCAAGCTGGGGATTGCCACCATCGGCATTATCGATACCGATTCGGACCCGGATACGGTGGATGTGGTGATTCCGGCCAATGATGATTCGATTAAGGCGATTGAAATTATTCTCAATGAGCTGGCGGATGCCGTGGCGGAAGGCAAAACCATTGTCCGTACATCGGAACCGGCGGATGCCGCTCAGGCCGCCCGCCGACGTTCACGCCGGCGCGTTCTGGCCAGTGCCTCTGATGCCTCCGAAGAGGCCCCGGAAACCGTCGCCTCCGAGAATCCGGCTTCACTTTCCGAGTCGGCGGCTCCGGACAATGCCTGA
- a CDS encoding YhjD/YihY/BrkB family envelope integrity protein, whose protein sequence is MKTIIQGLRQRFTSPAEELSRWARFLVFQFRIWRHCIRLLRVNRFGTQAAALSYYTIFGLVPAAIVMLMIFQMFPAYRDVGAKVRAFVYEQMNLTRLEYPTDRVVGPRPDGQVPPKISVAEKLDELTDHYLGRLNAGAVGLVNGLVVIYAAIGLLSTIEKAFNVIYRVPTGRSFLKRMVNYWSLLTLGPLLLGVGIHLSTQVMMMKGVHQGLLPYIQPILPFLISVVLFFFLYYMLPNTTVRPAAALWGAFVAAVLWTSAKFLFGLYVTKFVPFNVVWGILGIIPLTVFWIYWTWIFILFGLQLTYAVQNLRTLDAAELARAQRISDVCLLANDQTIARMVEFVLRVFEQKEERPVSVEQVAANLQMPVEVARRLLDQLVKGRILCHTNEPVQGYVPSTDGAHLTLADISRVVESLSYGQADPIHNPKIAAVFDKIRRELAQYTLKDVLEPFRKEEMKTPLSAVEPQDREGT, encoded by the coding sequence GTGAAAACCATAATTCAGGGACTCAGGCAGCGGTTTACGTCGCCGGCGGAAGAGTTGAGCCGATGGGCAAGGTTTCTGGTCTTTCAGTTTCGCATCTGGCGGCACTGCATCCGTCTGCTCCGTGTAAACCGATTCGGCACGCAGGCGGCAGCCCTGTCTTACTATACCATCTTCGGCCTGGTGCCTGCGGCCATCGTGATGCTGATGATTTTTCAGATGTTTCCGGCCTATCGCGACGTCGGTGCCAAGGTGAGGGCCTTTGTTTATGAGCAGATGAACCTGACACGCCTGGAGTATCCGACGGACAGGGTGGTCGGGCCGCGTCCGGACGGACAGGTTCCTCCAAAAATCAGTGTCGCCGAGAAACTGGATGAACTGACAGACCATTATCTGGGCCGACTCAATGCCGGCGCCGTCGGTCTGGTTAACGGGCTGGTGGTGATTTATGCAGCCATAGGGCTGCTGTCCACGATTGAAAAGGCCTTTAATGTCATCTATCGGGTTCCCACCGGCCGTTCCTTTCTGAAACGAATGGTCAATTACTGGTCCCTGCTGACCCTCGGGCCGCTGCTGCTGGGCGTCGGAATTCATCTGAGCACGCAGGTGATGATGATGAAGGGCGTGCATCAGGGACTGCTTCCGTACATTCAGCCCATTTTGCCTTTTTTGATTAGTGTTGTGCTGTTTTTCTTCCTGTATTACATGCTTCCGAATACGACCGTTCGTCCCGCGGCCGCTTTATGGGGGGCTTTTGTGGCGGCGGTGCTGTGGACGTCAGCCAAATTTCTTTTCGGTTTGTATGTAACCAAATTTGTCCCCTTTAATGTCGTCTGGGGGATTTTGGGAATCATTCCGCTGACGGTTTTTTGGATTTACTGGACATGGATTTTCATTTTATTCGGTCTTCAGTTGACGTATGCGGTTCAGAACCTGCGTACGCTGGATGCCGCGGAACTGGCTCGAGCCCAGCGGATTTCGGATGTCTGTCTGCTGGCTAATGATCAGACGATTGCCCGTATGGTTGAGTTTGTTCTTCGGGTTTTTGAACAGAAAGAGGAACGGCCGGTCAGTGTGGAGCAGGTGGCTGCTAATCTTCAAATGCCCGTTGAGGTGGCCCGCCGCCTGCTGGACCAGCTGGTCAAGGGCAGGATTTTATGCCATACCAACGAGCCGGTGCAGGGGTACGTTCCTTCCACAGACGGGGCTCATCTGACGCTGGCCGACATCAGCCGCGTCGTCGAATCACTCAGCTATGGACAGGCCGACCCGATTCATAACCCCAAAATTGCAGCGGTTTTCGATAAAATCCGCCGGGAACTGGCCCAGTACACCCTCAAGGATGTTCTGGAGCCATTTCGGAAAGAGGAGATGAAAACGCCGCTTTCGGCGGTCGAACCGCAGGACAGAGAGGGTACTTAA
- a CDS encoding secondary thiamine-phosphate synthase enzyme YjbQ: protein MKTYRKELWFQTSRRRELINITPQVEQCLAESGITEGLCLVNAMHITSSVFINDDEPGLHHDFEVWLEKLAPEKPYEQYRHNGYEDNADAHLKRTIMGREVVVAVTDGKLDFGPWEQIFYGEFDGKRRKRVLVKIIGE, encoded by the coding sequence ATGAAAACGTATCGGAAAGAACTTTGGTTTCAGACTTCACGGCGAAGAGAATTAATTAATATCACGCCGCAGGTAGAGCAGTGCCTAGCGGAATCAGGCATTACAGAGGGGCTTTGTCTTGTAAATGCGATGCACATTACCTCTTCTGTTTTCATCAATGACGACGAACCGGGGCTGCATCATGATTTTGAGGTTTGGCTGGAAAAACTGGCTCCGGAAAAACCCTATGAGCAGTACCGACATAACGGGTACGAAGACAATGCGGACGCCCACCTGAAGCGAACCATTATGGGGCGGGAAGTGGTCGTGGCCGTAACCGACGGAAAACTGGATTTCGGGCCGTGGGAGCAGATTTTCTACGGCGAATTTGACGGGAAACGCCGAAAACGCGTTCTCGTGAAAATCATCGGTGAATGA
- the tsf gene encoding translation elongation factor Ts, which translates to MADISAAAVMKLRKASGQGMMDCKKALEETNGDFDAAMELLRKKGLATLQKRAGRETTQGRLICRKSADGRSMAMVTLCCETDFVAKNDDFLAACEKLGECALKADVQAGPQDLMDIEVAGRKFSDILTEAVSKIGEKIEIGDFARYTLSGCGLFGSYVHFNEKTGAMVEIETDSEKTAEALRHLANEIAMHITAIKPIAVDRETVAPSVLEQERRIAAEQVKDKPANMVEKIVEGKIAKFLKENCLLEQPFVKDDSKTVSEVLNEAARAAGGRAKIKRFVRFEIG; encoded by the coding sequence ATGGCGGATATTTCAGCAGCAGCGGTTATGAAACTTCGCAAGGCCAGCGGTCAGGGAATGATGGACTGCAAAAAGGCCCTCGAAGAAACCAATGGAGATTTTGATGCAGCGATGGAACTGCTTCGCAAGAAGGGTCTGGCGACTCTTCAGAAGCGGGCCGGACGGGAAACCACACAGGGACGTCTGATTTGCCGGAAAAGTGCGGATGGGCGTTCGATGGCGATGGTGACCCTGTGCTGCGAAACGGATTTTGTGGCGAAAAACGATGACTTCCTGGCTGCCTGCGAGAAACTGGGCGAATGTGCCCTGAAGGCCGATGTCCAGGCCGGTCCTCAGGACCTGATGGACATCGAAGTGGCCGGCAGGAAATTCTCCGATATTCTCACGGAAGCGGTCAGCAAAATCGGCGAGAAAATCGAAATTGGAGACTTTGCCCGGTACACTCTTTCCGGCTGCGGCCTGTTCGGTTCCTACGTCCATTTCAATGAAAAAACCGGTGCGATGGTGGAAATCGAGACCGACAGCGAGAAAACCGCGGAGGCTCTCCGGCATTTGGCCAACGAAATCGCTATGCATATCACGGCTATCAAGCCGATTGCGGTGGATCGGGAAACGGTGGCTCCGTCCGTGCTGGAGCAGGAACGCCGGATTGCGGCCGAACAGGTCAAAGACAAACCCGCCAATATGGTGGAAAAAATTGTCGAAGGGAAAATTGCCAAATTCCTGAAGGAAAACTGCCTCCTTGAGCAGCCGTTTGTCAAAGACGACAGCAAGACCGTCAGCGAGGTGCTCAACGAGGCGGCCCGGGCCGCCGGCGGGCGGGCTAAAATCAAACGCTTTGTCCGATTCGAAATCGGATAA
- the frr gene encoding ribosome recycling factor codes for MTTKQIVAEHERNMHKSIDFLKTELRSVRTGRASPGLVEHLTVEYYGTPTPLKQLATIAVPDPSSIVIKPFDVSCLKEIEKAIKASELSLAPVADGKTIRLNLPPLSEERRKQIVQQVKQMGEKVKVTIRNIRRDAIKALEDEEKKKTITEDDRDRGKKEIEDLTKKHIEQIDEIIEAKSREILSE; via the coding sequence ATGACAACCAAACAGATTGTTGCCGAACATGAGCGGAATATGCACAAGTCGATTGACTTTCTGAAGACGGAGCTGCGTTCTGTGCGGACCGGACGCGCCTCACCGGGGCTGGTGGAGCATCTGACGGTGGAATATTACGGAACGCCTACTCCGCTCAAGCAGCTGGCGACCATTGCCGTGCCCGATCCGTCGTCGATTGTCATCAAACCCTTTGATGTGTCCTGCCTGAAGGAAATTGAAAAAGCCATTAAGGCCAGCGAGCTGAGCCTGGCCCCGGTGGCGGACGGCAAAACCATTCGTCTGAATCTGCCCCCACTCAGCGAAGAGCGGCGGAAGCAAATTGTCCAGCAGGTCAAGCAGATGGGCGAAAAAGTCAAAGTCACCATTCGGAACATCCGCCGCGATGCCATCAAGGCCCTCGAGGATGAAGAAAAGAAAAAGACCATCACGGAGGATGACCGGGACCGGGGCAAGAAAGAAATCGAAGACCTGACCAAAAAGCATATCGAACAAATTGACGAAATCATTGAGGCAAAATCGCGGGAAATTCTGTCCGAGTAG
- a CDS encoding lamin tail domain-containing protein, translating into MKTITFLFIGLVCCAYAPATMRITEWMYGGANGEFVEFTNVGSTPIDLTGWSYDDDNRRPGQFSLSPFGIVAPGESVIITESAAASFRTAWGLSSSVKILGGYTNNLGRNDEINLYDALGNLVDRLTFGDQNFPGSIRTLNKSGNIPPAKLGQNDVYSAVLSAVNDEYGSFASTGGDIGNPGYYIPEPTTFALLAAAGALALRKKR; encoded by the coding sequence ATGAAAACAATCACATTTCTTTTCATTGGGTTGGTTTGCTGTGCTTATGCTCCGGCGACGATGCGCATTACCGAATGGATGTACGGCGGAGCCAACGGGGAATTTGTCGAATTTACCAACGTAGGTTCAACCCCGATTGATTTGACCGGCTGGAGTTATGATGATGACAATCGAAGACCCGGTCAATTCAGTTTAAGCCCTTTCGGCATTGTGGCCCCCGGAGAGTCCGTCATTATTACCGAATCAGCGGCGGCATCATTTCGGACGGCGTGGGGACTTTCTTCTTCCGTGAAAATCCTGGGAGGTTATACCAACAATCTTGGACGAAACGATGAAATTAACCTGTATGATGCGCTGGGCAATCTGGTTGATCGGCTGACGTTCGGAGACCAGAATTTCCCCGGCAGCATTCGCACGCTGAACAAAAGCGGAAATATTCCGCCTGCCAAGCTGGGACAAAATGATGTGTACAGTGCGGTTTTATCGGCTGTAAATGACGAATATGGTTCGTTTGCTTCGACCGGCGGGGATATTGGAAATCCCGGCTACTACATTCCCGAACCGACTACGTTCGCTTTGCTGGCCGCCGCAGGGGCTCTTGCCTTGCGCAAAAAAAGATAA
- a CDS encoding LysE family transporter: MNEAFAVLLSFLIQTVVISLSGVMAPGPVTTATLAQGSRNRWAGTLIAFGHGILEIPLIFLLMLGLSVFFERPLTRTLIGAVGGLFLLWMSVGMLREIRKPDLTPKSGSPQGPLMTGFVLSATNPYFLFWWATVGLNLAMRAKELGGTALVLFAAVHWLCDWVWLTILSFSVFYGAGLLNQRNQKWILGFCALALGWFGLRFLLDAVWV, translated from the coding sequence GTGAATGAGGCGTTTGCAGTGCTCCTTTCTTTTCTCATTCAGACTGTTGTGATTTCTCTGTCGGGTGTGATGGCACCGGGGCCGGTGACAACGGCTACCCTGGCTCAGGGCAGCCGGAACCGCTGGGCCGGAACCCTGATTGCATTTGGACACGGAATCCTGGAGATTCCGCTGATTTTCCTGCTGATGCTCGGGCTGTCTGTGTTTTTTGAACGGCCCCTGACTCGGACTCTGATCGGCGCTGTCGGGGGCCTTTTTCTGCTGTGGATGAGTGTCGGAATGCTTCGGGAAATTCGAAAACCGGATTTGACTCCGAAGTCCGGTTCGCCCCAAGGCCCCCTGATGACCGGTTTTGTTCTGTCAGCCACAAATCCTTATTTCCTCTTCTGGTGGGCGACGGTCGGATTGAATCTGGCGATGCGAGCCAAAGAACTGGGGGGAACGGCCCTGGTCCTTTTTGCCGCGGTTCACTGGCTCTGTGATTGGGTCTGGCTGACAATCTTATCGTTCAGCGTCTTCTATGGGGCCGGCCTGCTGAACCAAAGAAATCAAAAATGGATTTTGGGCTTCTGTGCCCTGGCCCTCGGATGGTTCGGCCTTCGCTTTCTGCTGGACGCCGTTTGGGTTTAA
- a CDS encoding cold-shock protein: MAKGTVKWFNDSKGFGFICPEEGGSDLFVHHSEIQASGFKSLKEGQKVEYEVGQGKKGPCATKVKPC, encoded by the coding sequence ATGGCAAAAGGTACAGTCAAGTGGTTCAATGACAGCAAGGGATTCGGCTTTATTTGTCCCGAAGAGGGTGGCAGCGATTTGTTCGTCCATCATTCGGAAATCCAGGCCAGCGGATTCAAGTCCCTCAAGGAGGGCCAGAAGGTCGAATACGAAGTCGGCCAGGGCAAAAAAGGCCCCTGCGCGACCAAAGTCAAGCCCTGCTAA
- a CDS encoding RNA-binding protein — protein MNIYVGNLSFDVVESDLLRLFETFGRVTSASIIKDKFKGRSRGFGFVEMPDDSEAQAAIDALNGRELMNRPLTVNEARQRPERAPRSGGDRRPNRGGGRRRF, from the coding sequence ATGAACATTTATGTAGGGAATCTGTCGTTTGACGTAGTTGAAAGTGATTTGCTCCGTCTGTTTGAAACATTCGGCCGCGTCACCTCCGCCAGCATTATCAAGGATAAATTCAAGGGCCGTTCCCGCGGGTTCGGTTTTGTGGAGATGCCCGATGATTCCGAGGCTCAGGCGGCAATCGATGCGCTCAACGGCCGGGAATTGATGAACCGCCCGCTGACCGTCAATGAGGCCCGGCAGCGTCCGGAACGGGCTCCGCGAAGCGGAGGCGACCGGCGGCCCAACCGCGGCGGCGGACGAAGACGGTTTTAG